A stretch of DNA from Oryza brachyantha chromosome 9, ObraRS2, whole genome shotgun sequence:
GACAAgtacggcggcggagcagagggCCTCAAGGTTAAAACCAGTGCTGATCACCAATCGATTACAAGTGGTTGTTAATTGTTAGTGTGCGGCAGCCATGGATGCTTCGCAAGAACTGAATATGCCGCCCGCGTCTGTTCTTCTGAAGCACCGAAAAACTGATGGGCGGATCTTCGTTTTCAGCATGTGGAGGTGCCGGTCCCGGCGCCCAAGGAAGGGGAGGTGCTGATCAAGATGGAGGCCGCCAGCATCAACCCCATCGACTGGAAGATTCAGAAGGGGATGGTCCGGCCATTCCTGCCCAAGAAGTTCCCGTTCGTTCCAGGTAACGTGTGTTCTTCAGGTCTGAGTGTTTcagatcaaaattttgttaattcAGTTTAGTGATTTTGATTACCCTCTGTCATGAACATTGTGCTCTTCCTGCTCCTGAACCTTTGGACTGATACATGTACGTTATAGCTAAACGAGAAATCAAGTCACGATCAcgatagcttttttttttcttttccttttccttttggaGAATAGCATGAGAGAGACTTGCTAGTTCAGTACTCACATTGCAAGCTAAGACATTAGTGTTTCTGGGCACTGGGCCACTggctaaggtggtgtttagattgtgaaaatttttaggagaagtgtcacgtcaaatgtttgaccggatgttgaaaggggttttcggacacgaatgaaaaaacgaatttcacggctagcctagaaattacgagacaaatcttttgagcctaattaatttgtcattagcacatgttggttactgtagcacttatgactaattatagactaattaggctcaaaagattcgtctcaagatttcttccgtaactgtgcaattattttttggtttatctatatttaatgctttatttaggtgtctaacgattcgatgcgatgtttttgaaaaaaaattttggggactaaacaagacctaaatCAGGCTGTGTTTACTGCTAAGTAATGCTCTCTGGTTCTGAACCTGAAATGCTGCCTGATGCCTAGTGTTTCTTTATCAAAAGAAAACCACTATGGGcattcttttaaaataaagatgGAGATTTTACTATACAAGAAATGCATGCGACTCCAAATTAGGGCGCCATTCTTCGTTGCTTCCGTTTTGTACTCAGCTACTTTTCAGAAGAAGCTGAGTACTTTTTGGAGTTCATCACGAAACCGGCGTGATTCAGAAGTGGACACGAAGCTGACGGCAGAAGTAGTTGGTTCACACACGCGAATTTGAGACCAGTTGTAGTGGAGTAGGAACCAATCATGCTCATCAAAAGAGCATCTTTTGGTTTGGAGGATTTTCAAAAAGAATCAAAgggattgaattgaattgaacCGTTTCCGTAAAAGTTCTGCAAAATTCATGCGTTCCAAAGAGGCTCTAAatgtttgttttcatttttttttctgggagCATGAAGGAATCCTTTTTAAGTACAAAATTGCATTGATATTTACTCATCGATCATATATGtagtaaataaaagaaatcatCATGCAGTCCTCCTTGATTTGTAGAAGTAGCTCTTTGAAATGTGTAATAGAAATGAGCGCTAGGAGATGTAACTGAACTTTGGAAGTTCAGACTAATTCATGAAGTGTTGCCGTGGTCGAACAGTTGGTGATCTGTCCGGCGAAGTGGTCgagctcggcgccggcgtgagCGGCTTCAAGCCAGGAGACAAGGTCATCTCCATGAGCTTCCCGGTGAGCATCTTCTCCGGCATGGCGCACCATTTCGTCTCACACTGAACAGCGCTTAAAGATCTGTCTCGCCATGGCAGAACTGCGGCGGGCTCGCCGAGtacgcggtggcgccggcgtcgcTGACGGTGGCGAGGCCGCCTGAGGTGTCTGCGGCCGAAGGCGCCAGCCTGCCGACGGCCGCGGGCACGGCGCTCCAGCAGCTGAAGGCCGCCGGAGTCAGGTTCGACGcgccgggcgccggcgccggcgcagacGGCCCCAAGAACGTGCTGGTCACCGCGGCCTCCGGCGGCGTGGGCCACTACGCCGTGCAGCTCGCCAAGCTCGCCGGGCTGCACGTCACGGCCACCTGCGGCGCGCGCAACCTCGGCTTcgtcggcggcctcggcgccgacgaggcgcTCGACTACAAGacccccggcggcgccgccctgCGGAGCCCGTCGGGGAAGAAGTACGACGCCGTGGCGCactgcgcgccgccggcgccgtggtcCACGTTCAAGAACGTCCtggccgacgccggcggcgccgtcgtcgacgtcaCTCCTGgcatcgccgccaccgccacggcgTTCCTGCACAAGGTGACGTTCTCCAAGAAGAGGCTCGTGCCATTGATCCTGATGCCCAAGAAGGAGGAGATGGAGTGGCTGGCCGACATGGCCAAGCAAGGGAAGCTCAAGACCGCCATAGACTCCACGTACCCTCTGAGCAGAGCGCACGAGGCTTGGGCTAAGAGCATGGAAGGCCACGCCACAGGCAAGATCATTGTAGAAATGGGAAGCACAGATTGAGCAGTAGAAAATTGCAATGTATGTATCTTGAGTTCTTTGACCTCCTCCAAGAAAGGCTTGTGCCATTAACGCCAAGATTGGGCCATGAAATCAGAAAGATTTAACAGACCCGATCAAGATTGTTGTGATCACTCAGAGTCATTCACGTTAGAGTAagggctaataatatagccagcaagttggctataaaattttttatagttttctctCAGTCCATATAGCAGTTAGCTGTTTatagttaatatttttataccaaagctagctataagtttatagtctgtttctcctctctcttctttacCTCCGtatttagctggcttatagcctgctattatagtTAGCACTTACAAAACAGCCAGCTATCCTCTTCAGCTGTCACACTTGTTCTAGAACATTGTTGCTCTTCTTAAAACCACTCCAGGAATATCAACAgtggagccgccgccggctgagcCCAGGCGTCATTTTGTGTCCGTTTCAGCTCGCTCTCAAACTCATGAATGAACACTTGTAACTAAGAGTGGTAATGGGTAAGgcatttgagttttttcacaactctatttaatttttaaaaaatttagctcaaaactctataaaattttagcttcaaaacattttaaacTCAACCTTTGAATCTCTTATCGGCAAAAAAGTTAGGCTCATTAACACCCCTAGTTGCAACTAGCTGAAAATCTCGTGCACTTTCAAAAATTAGtagtttttcatatattttattctctagTGTTGGTTCGACCAGTGCGTCGAGAGAAggcaaacaaaatttcagtttGATTGTTAAGGTCAAGGGAGAGTGCAATATTGCTTGTGAGTACTATACCATACTAAAAAGTCTCtagtggtgatgatgatggtagTGAATCTACCTCTATCACTAGAGTGAATGACGTGACTACCATCACCACTAGAGTCAATGACGTGTGGGGTCATGTAGGCTCCAGCCCTAACCCACTGAGTCACCGTCGACGGGCAGCTGCAACAGGTCAACGCCGAATGCGCCATCGGGCAGCTGCGCCaggccaccgcgccgccccgacTCCGAGCAACCGCGCTGCGCTGCACCGCCCCCGGGCCGCCAGCGCCGAGcagccccgccgccggagatGACTTGGTGAGACTAGAATGAGAGAGGGTGAGGCCGTGAGGAGGAGAGAACTGCGCAAAGAAAGGGAAAGGGAATGACTCACCAAGTCATTGTTGCCGAAGAGGGAACAAAGACGCCCGTCCGCTGCggcggccacgccgccgcacCACCGGGCGCTGTCGCACCGCGCCGACGACGTGCATACTCATAGCCCCCCAGGCAGATCCCCGAGCCACCGCCCCTCCACCGCACCGCGCAGCCACCCAGCCGCCACGCTGCCCCACCGCACGGCCCCACAGGCCACCACGCTGCCCCGCCGCTCGAGTAGCCGCGCTACCAGAGagagagccgccgccgccaccgccagagAGTAAGGGGAAGGGAGCGagtgaggggagagagaaagtgAGACATATTAGTTAGATTTTTAAACGGGTCTATAGGCTTTTTAAGGTTACGTgggcttttatttttactgaGACATATCggttttaaagtttataatgCCTCATCTTCTTATTTgtactctatttttaatataaaatctcGTTGCAACGCACGGACAATTTGCTATTTAGAAAATGGCCAAGTGCCCATGGTAGCTGAtagaataaatataacttGGCATCTACTGCACAAGAGCACGGCAACGGCTGCAAGGCTGAACAAGATCAAGCTCCACTTTAGGTGGAACTTTCCCAATGATGCATGTCTTGATAGCCAAGACGGCGTTACAGGCCTCCCTCATTTGCTCCGTACCATATGGGTAGCATCTGCCAGAAGCATGGCACCCAGATCTATAGGACGTGTCAAGCTTAACATGATTGAGTGACGATGTAGTCTCAAGGATATGGCATATTAGCTCGACCAAGCTCTTCACATAGCAGAAACCAGAGACCTCGAATTTCTTGAGATTGTCATGGCGGTGTTCTGGCATCTGCCTCAGCTGTGCAGAATCTCCAGCAGTCCAGGCATACCCCATATGACCCTGTGGTAAATGTATGTATGGTGTCTGCACACATACAGGATCAACGTTAATGGTAAACAGAGAAAATACTTCAAAAGATGGTTCTGCCATCGATACTAGATGTATTTGCAAGATGAACTATTTACTTACAAGCAAGATGAACGTCTCAAGTGAAGGAGCAGCATCAAGAAAGTAAACAAGAGAAACATAATCATAGTTTGGGGGCTTGTTAAGTGATATATGCAAGTGCTTGAGGCTAAGAAATTTCCCTAGCACAGTTTGTGTACTGACAATctgcataaatatattgtggattaattatttcatattGGATGTTCACTGTTCCATGTACATTGATActatataattatgtaatgCTTCAGAGTTTACCTGTGTCTGCATAAGCATGTCAAAGTTCTTCATTTGCAGTAAACCCAACATTTGTACTGCATGACCTGTGAAGTCAAAGGTGGTGAGGTTTGGAGCGTAGCTCTCTACCACTTTCAGCATTTCACATCCATTTACATAAAGGGTATGGAGCCGCTTCAGCAAACATGGGATCTTCAACTGAACTATCTCTTTACAACTCATCACTTTTAACAACTCCAGTGCGGGGGACTTAGAAAGAAGGCATTCTAGTTCACACCCAGTAATCCGCACAGAACATAGATGCAAATTCGTCAAGGTTCTCAGGCAACCAAGATCAACAGTGGGACGGATGGCACAGTGAGAGAGATAAATATACTGAATTGAGTTACCATTACCATCAGATAAAACCGAGCATGGAAAGTTGTATCCTGCATTGCTGTTTGTAGGCAGCATCAGGGTGACTTCTTCAATCCCCGATGTGACAGCCTTGTGAAGCCAACTGTCCAAATAACTGAAGTCGACACTAGTACAactgaagaaaacaaactCTAGTTTCTTCACACCGATGCCCGAGTGATTTTGTAAAATGTGGTTAACTTTGCTGGTGAGATTTCTCGTTGTCTCATCATTGCCAAATGTGTTTTTATCCAATAGGACTATCTCCTCATTGAAGAGAAGGTAGGGATAGCATCTCCAAGATCGTAAAAATGAATGAGACACGCAAGCAGCACGAGCAGCATCTCGGAGTGGCATTAAGGAATGAATGTACCAAAAGATGCCCTGCATGCAAAGCAATGTGAGAACAGTGGCACTGGAACCATGAAAGCAATGCGAAGATGTGTGTAGCTGTGGTAGGTGGACCGGGAAGCGGGAACTTCATATGGAATATTGCACATGTCCTTTTCCAGACAGTGGTTAGTAATGATCAGTAGAAATAGGCATGTGCAGTCAACAAGTGTGATTTCGTGAATTCATGTTGTTAGACTGTGCAATATGATACTATTAGCTAAGGATGACAAAATAGCAAGGAACTGGAAATAAGTATGTCTGCTCTGTACAGGGTAAGTATACTGTATCTGAATATTTTGTGGCAAACATAGAATGGATAGACCAGATAAATGAATACCCCTGCATAATAATATGTTGGGATTTTTCTTCAGTACTTgtcttttagaaaattttgagaTTCTCAAAGAAAAATTAGTTATCAACAGCAAAGGGTAAGTTTGTACAAATGTCTTATTTCGCACATTTATCCAGACCATCCTTATCTTTCTATCCAGTATTGAAGCAGATGTGATTCAATCCTACACTTTGTAACAAAAGATGTCCTTCATTAACAAGCATCGGAGAATATTCAAAATAGAATTATATAGAAAGATTGCCATTCAACCCTATAACTAACATTGGACTTAGGATTTAGGAAGCATAGATTGATGTTTTTTAGGATGAATCCTGAAGCCAGTGATAGTGCATAGTTGTGCATCAAAGCATAGATAAGTTTATCTTGGAGAGAGTGAATTCGGCAATGAATTTGCTTTAATTCCATGTACCATCCAGTCACAAGCCAAATGAATGCTTCACACTAATGTTCACATTCCCACCACAACTAATTCACATGTCTGTATGCATTGGATTATTAGTGTTTTATACCTCTGGAAGGTTCACAGATGATCTTGGTCGTTTATCATCTTGAAAATCACCATCTTGTTGGCATGGAGAGCCCTTCCTTTTGGCCACTGAATCAATCGGCCCATCTGAAATATATCGCAGCTATGATGAGAACAAAAGATagtggcatgcatgcaagcacaTGAGTTGATAGCCTTCAAATTATAATCTTGCTGCAAGGTGAACGTTAAGTTAATCCCATTTAGAAGTCGTAAACTCGTGCTGGAAAGACATGGTGTGAGTCGAAAGTCCTCAAACTAGCGGATTTGAACATACGCTACATTGGACCTCGTCGTTCGTACCTGTCGTTGGAGCGGAAGCCATGGCGCCCTAGCCGAAGCAGGAACAGACGAagccctctccctctccctctccctctccggtCGCCACAAAGGCTAGGACCCCCAAACTTTTTGGGAACAAAAAGAACCTGCTATTAAGGTTATTGTCAAGGCAAATTCAGCCAGATTCCAGAAGAGAACCTATCTAGGGTTCATGATGCAGATTccagaagagagaaaaaatagagcGCGTGCATAGAGAGACGAGACGAGAAAATAGGATCtggacggatggatggatgctcaccgaggacgacgacgccccTGCTCGCGGGAGATCAGCGCAGGCGGTGGGGAGGAGAAGCCCGTCCTCGGCGGAACgagcgcgggcggagggggggAGCTCGTCGGCCGGCTGTCGCGTACGGGGAAGAGAGGGCGGAGAGAAGAAACATATAAGAGTACGCCAACTCGTTTTAATCACAATCGACTACGATTGGTACCAACTAAATCTAATCGTTGATTTGTTAGAAGTAGcatggaaaataaaaacacttgcgataaaatatttctctgTGCTCTCGGTGTGTCTTCTGATCGAACAGATGATGCCCGACCGGCCCTCATCCAGATCACGACGACAACCTCCATTCCCCTAGGTCATGGCGGGCGGCAGCGGCTTCTCTAgcgtcgccctcctcctcccctccccatcTTCGCCACGTGTCCAGTGGCCGCATCGCCGTCTTCGTCTCGCGTCCCGgcagcctctctctcccctcctgtTCTCTCTCCGCGGTGGCTTCGCGCGTCCGGGCGTCGTCTGGCGGCTAcgccgccgtcttcgtcgTGGGTCCGGGCGGCTTTCGACGGCCACGCCACCGTCTTCGTCTCGCGTCCGGCGAccactctctcccctcccgATCTCTCTCCCCGGTGGCTGCGTGCAGATGGCGCGTAAGTCGACGTAATTTACCTTTTTACCCTCCCGATCCTAATTACCACGTGCGGACTCCTTCTAGTATCAATAGGTACCAATGAATCGGAGCCCTTCTATCGAATTCAATCAATGGCTacgatttgatacctcttggtatTTGGTTCTGCCTCAAGtattgtaaaatttctctAGTCCAAAACATCAATAAACGGTTTATCTATCCAGGATTAACCTCTCCTGTGACGCGCAGGGTTCACCCTACCGTCCGTGCCACGGTACTGCGGATGCCCGGTAACCGTGGAAGCCGTAAAAACCGCgatgaatttaaaaacaaaaaatttagattcaAAACCACGCGATTTAGCACGGGAACCACGCTAATGCTCGCCAAGCTCGCTGGGCTGCACGTCACGGCCGCCTGCGGCGCGCGCAACCTCGGCTTcgtcggcggcctcggcgccgACGTGGCGCTCGACTACAAGACCCTGGACATCGGGGAAGAAGTACGACGCCGTGGCGCACTgcgggccgccggcgccgtggtcGACGTTCAGGGACGTCCtggccgacgccggcggcgccgtcgtcgacgtcaATCCTGGAGAgtggccgccaccgccacggcgTTCCTGCACAAGGTGACGTTCTCCAAGAAGAGGCTCGTGCCATTGATCCTGATGCGCAAGAAGGAGGAGATGGAGTGGCTGGTCGACATGGCCAGGCAAGGGAAGCTCAAGACCACCATAGACTCCACGTACCCTCTGAGCAGAGCGCACGAGGCTTGGGCTAAGAGCATGGAAGGCCACGCCACAGGCAAGATCATTGTAGAAATGGCGAGCACAGATTGAGCAGTACAAAATTGCAATTTATGTATCTTGAGTTCTTTGACCTCCTCCAAGAAAGGCTCCAATTAACGCCAAGATAGGGCCATGAAATCAGAAAGATTTAACAGTCCCAATCAAGATTGTTGTGATCATTCAGAGTCATTCACCTTACGAAACAGCCAGCTATCATCTTCAGTTGTCACACTTGTTCTAGAACATTGTTGCTCTTCTTAAACCACTCCGGGAATATCAACAgtggagccgccgccggctgagcCCAGGCGTCACTTTGTGTCCGTTTCAACTCGCTCTCAAACTCATGAACACTTAAATGGGTAAGGCATAACCGAGCCCTCCGCGGAGCCATGGCTTTGTTAAGCtgcggtaaccgagtttaaatttgagaacaatttaaaaaatttaaggaaatttaatgaaaaaaataagttgtatatgttgatatatatagtatagttttgtcaaagaaatgaatgaaaaaatgtatttccggtgtaattaaaaatcataaacgagaatttcgagaaacaaaattaaaaattaaaaaatagcctattgcaaataatatttcataggaatatggttaagaatattttgtgttgagtcattattaatttacactgcaCACTAGGGTATATAatattgaaatacaaatatgcaacgatggatatatggaaaatatgtatggagaaaaattatacgtgcatgttactacatacataatatatagttttattcgtaacAATGGGTACTAGGTATAGtgttattggtgtgaattatttggtaaagggtgatatgacggtgtatgtttgtacgttacaatatcaagaatttagaaaaaaatcatgtgaaaattttgttttccccataacatgttctattttttctatgtcgtaaatatagtcacaaaatattttcctatatttcatatatttttatagattttttaaaatttttttttgcatttgacatcacacccgCGGCCTCCTCTCGGTAACCGTGGTTTGGGCTAAAAAACCGCGTGGGAAACCACGGTAACTGCCGTTCTCATGCGCTGTTCCAACAAGTAGTTACCGCATGGTTACCGCGGCAAGCCGCGAAAACTGCGCGGgcttaaattcaatttttttagactCAAATTCATCACGGTTTTTGCGGTTACCGTGCGGGATCCGCGGGAGCACGGCGCCGCAGTTTTGGCGGTTTGTGCGGTAAGTGGAACCCTGGGCATTTGAGTTCTTACACAactctatttaattcttaaaaaaatttagttcaaaactctgtaaaattttagctcaaaCCATTTTGAACTCAACCATTAAATCTTTTATTGGCAAAAATATTGGGCTCATTAACACCCCTAGCTGCAACTAGCTGAAAATCTCGTGCACTTTCAAACATTAGtggtttttcatataaattttattctcttctaaaaaaatcagttttcaTATGAATTTGTGAAACCAAAAACGTCCACAAATACTATGGGCACCTCCGGTGTTGGTTCGACCAGTGTGGTATAAaaggaggcactggcgaatggaagaaaaaacatCAGATAAGTAGAACATTCTCACATAAGCTTATAAAGCATTTACTCTCATAGTGCATAAGCGACAGGAGTAGGGCATTACAGCTCACGACGGCCTGAACTTGTATAACCGCTCTGCATCCATCGAGTGGACCGACTGCCCTCGAACCTCTTTGTTTTTCACTCGTTTCGTTGACGAGGCTTTCAGGAAAAAGGGTCCCACGGTCCCCTGCTCGACGAGCTTACGCTCCAACAACGTGTTATTTTGAGAAGTGCATagttgttttgttcttttaataTATACAGACgtcaataaaaatttaactattataaGAAGATGAAAAATTGTATCCGATACAactcatgtttgtataaagtggttttcattaatttaattttatagagtttaaattttattttaatattagatattataaataaaatttttaattaaaattatccttaCAATGTGTGAACTTGATATTGTAGTGATTTGAAAttattgtatatttttctgaaattagAATATAAAGTTGGCCTTGCAAGCTCTGCAATTATGGTCGAaacttaaaaacttataatttattataatttggtcCAACCTATAATTACTTATACAAAGTTGCAATAGTCAGTATTAACTGGTGGTTTGCTactatttttatcaaagtttgtttaaacaatcatattaataaatacttgatagataaacaaatt
This window harbors:
- the LOC102720548 gene encoding uncharacterized protein LOC102720548 — encoded protein: MASAPTTDGPIDSVAKRKGSPCQQDGDFQDDKRPRSSVNLPEGIFWYIHSLMPLRDAARAACVSHSFLRSWRCYPYLLFNEEIVLLDKNTFGNDETTRNLTSKVNHILQNHSGIGVKKLEFVFFSCTSVDFSYLDSWLHKAVTSGIEEVTLMLPTNSNAGYNFPCSVLSDGNGNSIQYIYLSHCAIRPTVDLGCLRTLTNLHLCSVRITGCELECLLSKSPALELLKVMSCKEIVQLKIPCLLKRLHTLYVNGCEMLKVVESYAPNLTTFDFTGHAVQMLGLLQMKNFDMLMQTQIVSTQTVLGKFLSLKHLHISLNKPPNYDYVSLVYFLDAAPSLETFILLTPYIHLPQGHMGYAWTAGDSAQLRQMPEHRHDNLKKFEVSGFCYVKSLVELICHILETTSSLNHVKLDTSYRSGCHASGRCYPYGTEQMREACNAVLAIKTCIIGKVPPKVELDLVQPCSRCRALVQ
- the LOC121053200 gene encoding chloroplast envelope quinone oxidoreductase homolog; protein product: MLAKLAGLHVTAACGARNLGFVGGLGADVALDYKTLDIGEEVRRRGALRAAGAVVDVQGRPGRRRRRRRRRQSWRVAATATAFLHKVTFSKKRLVPLILMRKKEEMEWLVDMARQGKLKTTIDSTYPLSRAHEAWAKSMEGHATGKIIVEMASTD
- the LOC102715695 gene encoding chloroplast envelope quinone oxidoreductase homolog, with product MAAAATAKTMRALQYDKYGGGAEGLKHVEVPVPAPKEGEVLIKMEAASINPIDWKIQKGMVRPFLPKKFPFVPVGDLSGEVVELGAGVSGFKPGDKVISMSFPNCGGLAEYAVAPASLTVARPPEVSAAEGASLPTAAGTALQQLKAAGVRFDAPGAGAGADGPKNVLVTAASGGVGHYAVQLAKLAGLHVTATCGARNLGFVGGLGADEALDYKTPGGAALRSPSGKKYDAVAHCAPPAPWSTFKNVLADAGGAVVDVTPGIAATATAFLHKVTFSKKRLVPLILMPKKEEMEWLADMAKQGKLKTAIDSTYPLSRAHEAWAKSMEGHATGKIIVEMGSTD